One Chionomys nivalis chromosome 4, mChiNiv1.1, whole genome shotgun sequence genomic region harbors:
- the LOC130873052 gene encoding olfactory receptor 7G2-like has protein sequence MELSNQSDISEFFLIGLTYAPDIESFIFTLFLSIYFVTVFGNILVILAVSSDTHLHTPMYFFIANLSFTDICISTTIIPKMLVNIQTQDQSISYAGCLSQVCFVLIFGTLENCILAVMAYDRYLAISHPLSYTVIMNPLLCVLLIFLSLLISIMYGLLHSLMLLNLSFCTDHNIFHFFCELVQVIKLACSDTFINTLLIYTVPSIIGGISIAGIIFSYIQIMSSILKISSVQGRNKAFSTCGSHLSVVSLFYGTAFGVYMSSAISDSSVKNVVFSMMYIVVPQMLNPFIYSLRNKEMKQAMRHLIIFVVLSSP, from the coding sequence ATGGAACTTTCAAATCAATCAGATATTTCTGAATTCTTTCTTATTGGGCTTACATATGCTCCAGATATTGAGTCATTTATTTTCACCTTGTTCCTGTCTATATATTTTGTTACAGTTTTCGGAAACATTCTTGTTATACTGGCTGTAAGCTCTGACACTCACCTCCACACTCCTATGTACTTCTTCATTGCTAATCTGTCTTTTACTGACATCTGTATAAGTACAACAATAATCCCAAAGATGCTAGTGAACATCCAAACACAGGACCAAAGTATCAGCTACGCCGGCTGCCTGTCCcaggtgtgttttgttttgatttttggtacCTTAGAAAATTGTATCCTTGCtgtgatggcctatgaccgctactTGGCCATAAGTCATCCCCTGAGTTACACAGTTATCATGAACCCTTTACTCTGTGTATTGCTTATTTTTCTCTCACTGTTGATAAGTATCATGTATGGACTACTGCATAGTCTGATGTTGCTAAATTTGTCTTTCTGCACAGACCATAATATCTTCCACTTCTTTTGTGAACTTGTTCAAGTCATCAAACTTGCTTGTTCTGATACGTTCATCAATACCCTCCTTATATACACAGTTCCTAGTATCATTGGTGGtatttctattgctgggattatTTTCTCTTATATTCAAATTATGTCCTCAATTCTCAAGATCTCATCAGTCCAGGGACGGAATAAAGCCTTTTCTACCTGTGGCTCTCATCTCTCAGTAGTGTCCTTATTCTATGGGACAGCTTTTGGAGTGTATATGAGTTCTGCCATTTCTGACTCTTCTGTTAAAAATGTAGTATTTTCTATGATGTATATTGTGGTGCCTCAAATGCTGAACCCTTTTATATACAgtttgagaaacaaagaaatgaaacaggCAATGAGACACCTCATCATTTTTGTGGTCTTATCATCTCCATAA
- the LOC130872653 gene encoding olfactory receptor 7G2-like, whose amino-acid sequence MNFLQNKNAVSEFLLLGLTDDPQLQQLIFILFLCIYLVTVLGNLLIILAVISDIHLHTPMYFFLCSLSINDICLSTNTIPKMLINLITQNQSISYTSCLIQVWFVLVFTGLENCLLAVMAYDRYVAICHPLRYTTIMNPFWCLLMVLFSLVLSFMFGLLHTLMVLHLSFCTDIKIPHFFCELAQLLKLACSDTLINNILVYFASCVFGGIPISGIIFSYTHIVSTVIRMPSTGRRYKTFSTCGSHVSVVSLFYGTILGVYISSAVTNSPEKTVVASVMYSVVPQMLNPFIYSLRNKDMKEALRKLSSGVGAALQWHSNSIKG is encoded by the exons ATGAACTTCTTGCAGAACAAAAATG CTGTTTCAGAATTTCTTCTCCTTGGGCTAACTGATGATCCTCAGCTCCAGCAGCTTATCTTCATTCTGTTCCTATGCATATATCTGGTCACTGTACTAGGAAACCTGCTCATCATCTTGGCTGTCATCTCtgacatacacctgcacacacctatGTACTTTTTTCTCTGTAGTCTTTCCATTAATGACATTTGTTTaagcacaaacacaataccaaaGATGCTCATAAACCTCATAACTCAGAATCAAAGCATATCTTACACATCTTGTCTTATACAAGTCTGGTTTGTGTTGGTTTTCACTGGACTGGAAAACTGTCTCCTTGCTGTGatggcctatgatcgctatgtGGCCATTTGTCACCCTCTGAGATACACCACAATCATGAACCCTTTTTGGTGTCTCCTGATGGTTTTATTCTCTCTGGTCCTTAGCTTTATGTTTGGTCTCTTGCACACTCTGATGGTTTTACACTTGTCTTTCTGTACTGACATCAAAATACCTCATTTCTTCTGTGAACTTGCTCAACTACTTAAACTTGCATGCTCTGATACACTCATTAATAACATCTTGGTATATTTTGCATCATGTGTATTTGGTGGCATTCCTATCTCTGGGATAATTTTTTCTTACACGCACATTGTATCAACAGTTATAAGAATGCCATCAACAGGGAGAAGATATAAAACATTTTCCACCTGTGGCTCTCACGTGTCAGTTGTCTCACTGTTTTATGGTACAATTTTGGGTGTGTACATCAGTTCTGCAGTGACTAACTCTCCTGAAAAGACTGTAGTGGCTTCAGTGATGTATTCTGTAGTCCCTCAGATGCTGAACCCTTTTATCTACAGTctgagaaacaaagacatgaaagaaGCCCTGAGGAAATTAAGCTCAGGTGTTGGGGCTGCTTTACAATGGCATTCAAATTCCATTAAAGGATAA
- the LOC130872654 gene encoding olfactory receptor 7G2-like, translating to MESKNQTATIEFLLLGLSDDPELQPILFGLFLFMYLVTFLGNLLITLTISSDFRLHTPMYFLLSHLSLTDICISSATVPKMLWNIQAQDQRISYTGCLTQACFVLIFAGLENCLLAAMAYDRYVAICHPLRYTVIMNPHFCILLILVSLIISVVNALLLSLMVLRLTFCTDLEIPHFFCELAQIIKLACSDTLINKILIYIAAVLFGGIPFLGIFLSYIEIISSVFKIPSVQGRYKAFSTCGSHLSVVSLFYGSGLGVYISSAVTESPRKTAVASVMYSTVTQMLNPFIYSLRNRDIKEALRMLIFRMAHFMQCGHS from the coding sequence ATGGAATCCAAGAATCAAACAGCTACAATAGAATTTCTGCTCTTGGGCCTTTCAGATGATCCAGAATTacaacccattctctttggactATTCCTGTTTATGTACCTGGTCACATTTCTTGGGAACCTACTCATTACCCTGACCATCAGTTCAGATTTCCGTCTCCATACACCCATGTACTTTTTACTCTCCCACCTATCCTTGACGGACATCTGTATAAGCTCAGCCACAGTACCGAAGATGCTTTGGAACATCCAAGCGCAGGATCAGAGAATATCATATACAGGCTGCCTCACTCAGGCTTGCTTCGTCTTGATTTTTGCTGGATTAGAAAATTGTTTGCTTGCAGCaatggcctatgatcgctatgtGGCGATTTGCCACCCTCTAAGGTACACAGTCATCATGAATCCACACTTCTGCATTCTACTGATTCTAGTTTCACTAATCATTAGTGTTGTGAATGCACTACTGCTTAGTCTCATGGTGCTGCGGCTGACTTTCTGCACAGACTTGGAAATCCCCCACTTCTTCTGTGAACTTGCTCAGATCATAAAGCTTGCATGCTCTGACACGCTTATCAATAAGATTTTGATTTATATTGCAGCTGTCCTATTTGGTGGTATTCCTTTCTTAGGAATTTTTCTGTCTTATATTGAAATTATCTCGTCTGTTTTCAAAATCCCATCAGTGCAAGGACGGTATAAAGCTTTTTCCACTTGTGGGTCTCACCTGTCAGTTGTTTCCTTGTTTTATGGGTCAGGTTTGGGAGTGTATATTAGCTCTGCAGTTACAGAATCTCCCAGAAAGACTGCAGTGGCTTCAGTAATGTATTCCACAGTCACTCAGATGCTGAACCCATTTATCTACAGTCTGAGGAACAGGGACATAAAGGAGGCCTTGAGAATGCTCATCTTTAGGATGGCACACTTTATGCAATGTGGTCATTCTTAG